In Pedobacter sp. W3I1, one DNA window encodes the following:
- a CDS encoding ATP-binding protein, protein MFQRSYLQKLTKVMNEPKQFIQVLVGPRQIGKTTLISQLVKEIAIPYIFESADAVAASDRTWIELIWLNTRELLKEPGVNEYILVIDEIQKIDNWSEIVKRLWDDDMRNGLNLKVILLGSSRLLIQQGLTESLAGRFELTYLGHWSFTEMESAFGFTAEQYVWFGGYPGSAGLINDEERWKNYVSNALIETSISKDILMLTRVDKPALMKRLFELGCVYSGQILSFTKILGQLSDAGNTTTLSHYLQLLDTAGLLGGIEKFAADVIRKRSSSPKFQVHNNALVSAQRNEFFEEIKKQPAEWGRMVESSIGAHLLNSSFVEGYKVFYWRHRNDEVDFVLEKRGKVIGIEVKSTGLVTGTSGMDAFNKMYKPDKMLLVGAGGLPWQEFLKISPSSLF, encoded by the coding sequence ATGTTCCAAAGATCTTATTTACAGAAACTTACAAAGGTAATGAATGAGCCAAAACAGTTTATTCAGGTACTTGTTGGACCAAGACAAATTGGTAAAACCACATTGATCAGCCAATTGGTCAAGGAAATTGCTATACCTTATATATTCGAGTCTGCAGATGCTGTTGCGGCATCTGATCGAACCTGGATAGAGCTAATATGGCTTAATACCAGAGAACTATTAAAAGAACCCGGTGTTAATGAATATATTCTTGTGATTGATGAGATTCAGAAAATTGATAACTGGAGTGAAATTGTGAAACGTTTATGGGATGATGACATGAGAAATGGGCTAAACCTGAAGGTAATTTTACTGGGTTCATCAAGGCTATTAATTCAGCAAGGCTTAACCGAATCATTGGCAGGAAGGTTTGAGTTAACTTATTTAGGGCATTGGAGCTTTACCGAAATGGAAAGTGCTTTTGGTTTTACTGCCGAACAATATGTTTGGTTTGGTGGCTATCCTGGCTCTGCAGGTCTAATCAACGATGAAGAGCGATGGAAAAATTATGTTTCAAATGCTTTGATAGAAACCAGTATTTCAAAAGACATTTTAATGCTTACCCGTGTTGATAAACCGGCTTTAATGAAACGTTTGTTCGAACTAGGTTGTGTGTATTCAGGGCAGATCTTATCTTTCACTAAAATATTGGGTCAGCTTTCTGACGCAGGTAATACCACAACATTGTCTCATTATCTGCAATTATTAGATACAGCAGGTTTACTTGGAGGCATTGAGAAATTTGCGGCTGATGTAATCCGTAAGCGTTCATCGAGTCCAAAATTTCAGGTGCATAATAATGCTTTGGTAAGTGCTCAAAGAAACGAGTTCTTTGAAGAAATAAAAAAACAACCAGCAGAATGGGGGAGAATGGTAGAATCATCAATAGGAGCACACTTGTTAAATTCTTCATTTGTTGAAGGTTACAAAGTATTTTATTGGAGACATAGAAACGATGAAGTTGATTTTGTTTTAGAAAAACGCGGTAAAGTAATCGGTATTGAAGTTAAAAGTACAGGCTTGGTTACAGGCACTTCCGGGATGGATGCTTTTAACAAAATGTATAAGCCAGATAAAATGCTTTTAGTAGGAGCCGGAGGATTACCCTGGCAAGAATTTCTAAAAATTTCTCCATCAAGCCTTTTTTAA